The Lysinibacillus pakistanensis genome includes a window with the following:
- the aroQ gene encoding type II 3-dehydroquinate dehydratase, which produces MKLLCLNGPNLNRLGKREPHIYGHETLEDVRENVQNLAASLGATVEFRQSNHEGVLIDWVHEAEDEKYDGIIFNPGAYTHTSIALHDAIAGITVPVIEVHISNIHKREAFRHHSYLAPACLGQICGLGTKGYELALRTFIEREN; this is translated from the coding sequence GTGAAGTTATTATGTTTGAATGGACCAAACTTAAATCGATTGGGTAAACGAGAGCCACATATTTATGGACATGAAACATTAGAAGATGTTAGAGAAAATGTTCAAAATCTTGCGGCTTCTTTAGGTGCTACAGTTGAATTTCGTCAATCCAATCATGAAGGGGTACTAATCGATTGGGTACATGAAGCAGAGGACGAAAAATATGATGGTATTATCTTTAATCCCGGTGCATATACCCATACAAGCATCGCGTTACATGACGCCATTGCTGGAATCACTGTGCCAGTTATCGAAGTACATATTTCAAATATCCACAAACGTGAGGCTTTCCGTCATCATTCCTATCTTGCTCCGGCATGCCTTGGCCAAATCTGTGGACTAGGTACGAAAGGCTATGAACTGGCACTACGCACATTTATTGAGAGGGAGAATTGA
- a CDS encoding DUF1385 domain-containing protein has product MSNSPVYGGQAQLEGVMFGGKEHTITAIRRNDDSIDYYHYKKVQNPILQKLKKVPFVRGVVALIESAGLGSRHMQFSGDRYDVTPGEEEEHKEEGSKLQMILGVAVVGILSFLFGKFAFTLIPVFIADFFSKWIEGKTGQILLESGIKLLLLLTYLYFISLTPIIKRVFQYHGAEHKVINCYEAGMEITVKNVQAQSRLHYRCGSSFMLFTVFVGMFLYFFVPTDPLWLRIVDRILLIPVVLGVSFEVLQATNACRNLPVLRFLGYPGLWLQLLTTREPKDDQVEVAIASFNMLLQVEKQPEIAATLNHD; this is encoded by the coding sequence TTGAGCAATTCACCTGTATACGGGGGACAAGCACAATTAGAAGGTGTAATGTTCGGAGGAAAGGAACATACGATTACAGCCATTCGCCGTAACGATGATTCCATTGATTATTATCATTATAAAAAAGTTCAAAATCCTATTTTACAAAAGTTAAAAAAGGTTCCATTTGTACGCGGTGTTGTGGCGTTGATTGAATCGGCCGGACTAGGCTCACGTCATATGCAATTTTCGGGGGATCGTTACGATGTTACACCTGGTGAAGAAGAGGAGCATAAAGAGGAAGGCTCTAAGCTGCAAATGATTTTAGGCGTTGCCGTTGTTGGTATACTTTCCTTTTTGTTTGGAAAATTCGCCTTCACATTAATTCCTGTATTTATAGCGGACTTTTTCTCAAAATGGATTGAGGGGAAAACTGGACAAATTCTACTTGAAAGTGGCATAAAGCTACTTTTACTATTAACCTATTTATATTTTATATCGTTAACTCCTATTATTAAACGAGTATTCCAATACCATGGTGCAGAACATAAGGTGATAAATTGCTATGAAGCTGGTATGGAGATAACAGTGAAAAATGTACAAGCTCAATCACGCTTACATTATCGTTGTGGTAGTAGTTTTATGCTATTCACTGTCTTTGTCGGCATGTTTTTATATTTCTTCGTGCCCACTGATCCACTATGGTTACGCATCGTGGACCGTATTTTATTAATTCCTGTTGTACTTGGTGTTTCTTTCGAAGTACTACAAGCTACAAATGCATGCCGTAACCTCCCAGTGTTACGCTTCCTTGGCTATCCTGGCTTATGGCTTCAATTACTAACAACTCGTGAACCAAAGGACGATCAAGTGGAAGTAGCGATTGCTTCCTTTAATATGCTGCTGCAAGTGGAAAAACAGCCAGAAATTGCAGCTACACTAAATCACGACTAA
- a CDS encoding ABC transporter permease produces MRANVFAARNHKEIVRDPVTLLIGLGLPILLMGLFSVMQKNMPFAFYEISNLTPGVIVFSFSFLTLFSGMLLGKDRSSSFLMRIFASPMSAGDYILGYVLPLLSIAFLQIILCLLAAMFLGLSLDSSILWMVGGLMIISLLYIGLGLLFGTIFTDKQVGGIFAIFVNVSTWFSGTWFEPDMIGGTFQAIAQFLPFVHTVSAARAIQSTSYTDAFIPLVIVIGYTIVIFAIAILLFKRKMRG; encoded by the coding sequence TTGAGGGCTAATGTGTTTGCGGCAAGAAATCATAAGGAAATTGTTCGTGATCCAGTAACACTGTTAATTGGCTTAGGCTTACCGATTCTGCTTATGGGCTTATTTTCAGTTATGCAAAAAAATATGCCATTTGCCTTCTATGAAATTAGTAATCTAACTCCAGGTGTTATTGTTTTTAGTTTTTCCTTTCTTACTCTTTTTTCAGGAATGCTACTTGGGAAGGATAGAAGCTCCTCCTTTTTAATGCGCATCTTTGCCTCTCCTATGTCAGCAGGAGATTATATTCTAGGCTATGTTCTGCCTTTGTTATCCATTGCATTTTTACAAATTATATTGTGTTTGCTTGCTGCCATGTTTTTAGGGCTGTCACTGGATAGCTCTATTCTATGGATGGTAGGGGGACTTATGATTATCTCCTTACTGTATATTGGCTTAGGCTTATTGTTTGGGACAATTTTTACGGATAAGCAGGTTGGCGGTATCTTTGCCATATTTGTAAATGTATCTACATGGTTTAGCGGAACTTGGTTCGAGCCTGATATGATTGGTGGTACTTTTCAAGCAATTGCACAATTTTTACCATTTGTTCATACTGTGAGTGCAGCACGTGCAATTCAAAGCACAAGCTATACAGATGCTTTCATCCCACTTGTTATTGTCATTGGTTACACAATCGTCATATTTGCAATCGCTATCCTCCTATTTAAACGTAAGATGCGTGGCTAA
- a CDS encoding ABC transporter ATP-binding protein translates to MTIEIKELTKCYREKVVVDQLSFSIKQGEFFALLGQNAAGKTSTIKMLCGLLLPTDGDALLDGKSIVHHQVAAKKIMNISPQESAVAPNLTVIENLLFLGRIYGCSKTQARERANANMELFALSQRQNDKAKTLSGGFKRRLSIAMAMMSNPKILFLDEPTLGLDVRARRDLWKILSGLKGKVTIVLTTHYLEEVEVLADRVGIMHHGRLCALGTIQQLMHETKQSSLEEIFLAYTEEGLC, encoded by the coding sequence ATGACAATTGAAATAAAGGAACTAACCAAATGTTACCGCGAAAAAGTAGTAGTGGATCAGCTATCATTCAGCATAAAGCAGGGTGAGTTTTTTGCACTTCTTGGTCAAAATGCAGCAGGCAAAACGTCCACAATTAAAATGCTTTGCGGACTTTTGTTGCCAACAGATGGTGATGCTCTGTTGGATGGAAAAAGCATCGTTCACCATCAGGTTGCGGCAAAAAAGATTATGAATATTTCTCCACAGGAATCAGCAGTTGCACCCAATTTAACAGTAATTGAAAATTTACTATTTTTAGGTCGAATTTATGGTTGCTCCAAAACACAGGCAAGGGAACGGGCGAACGCAAATATGGAGTTGTTTGCCCTCTCACAACGTCAGAACGACAAGGCCAAAACCCTATCAGGTGGATTTAAGCGTCGATTAAGCATTGCAATGGCTATGATGTCAAATCCTAAAATACTTTTTCTCGATGAACCTACATTGGGGCTGGATGTACGTGCGCGCCGTGATTTATGGAAAATACTAAGCGGATTAAAGGGAAAGGTAACGATTGTTTTAACAACTCATTATTTAGAAGAGGTCGAGGTGCTTGCAGATCGTGTAGGGATTATGCATCATGGCAGGCTATGTGCGCTTGGCACAATTCAACAATTGATGCATGAAACAAAACAATCATCCTTGGAAGAAATATTTTTAGCATACACAGAGGAGGGCTTATGTTGA
- a CDS encoding DUF3021 domain-containing protein, with product MHKDILIRIVGGFVIGVTLGLLVQFFVAMGIEQEGYAWVVPEFQAFFPSEAMAIIAQILLTGLIGITFALAALLFEIARWGMLKQYIVHFAVTAIVWIPIVMTLWMPKTMANMFSLLASFLGTYVMTWLLQYKFSKRDIGQINAMLKKEGELHDN from the coding sequence GTGCATAAAGACATACTGATACGTATTGTAGGAGGATTTGTAATCGGTGTTACCCTTGGACTATTAGTACAATTTTTTGTAGCAATGGGGATCGAACAAGAGGGCTATGCTTGGGTTGTTCCAGAATTTCAAGCATTTTTCCCAAGTGAAGCAATGGCTATTATCGCTCAGATTTTGCTAACAGGTTTGATTGGGATAACATTTGCTTTAGCTGCATTACTTTTTGAAATAGCCAGATGGGGGATGTTAAAGCAATATATCGTGCATTTTGCTGTAACGGCAATTGTTTGGATACCAATTGTCATGACGTTATGGATGCCGAAAACGATGGCAAATATGTTCTCCTTACTCGCAAGTTTTTTAGGAACATATGTTATGACATGGCTATTGCAATATAAATTTTCAAAGCGTGATATTGGACAGATCAATGCGATGTTAAAAAAGGAAGGTGAGTTGCATGACAATTGA
- a CDS encoding LytTR family DNA-binding domain-containing protein — MILKVEVSVDPKCIEPKVTIHTAEMTDEIEHLMHCIASAGIHTLSVLSDRGVEVINCQDIVRIYTEQKKVFVQTLKGIYTVRLRLYELEERLNMQIFVRISNAEIVNRHMIKRMDISRTGTIGVELVGNINTYASRRYVTKIKKQLGL, encoded by the coding sequence ATGATATTGAAGGTAGAAGTTTCCGTTGACCCTAAATGTATAGAGCCAAAGGTTACCATTCATACAGCAGAGATGACAGATGAAATTGAGCATCTTATGCATTGTATTGCTTCAGCTGGAATCCATACATTATCGGTGTTATCAGATAGAGGGGTTGAGGTTATCAATTGTCAGGATATCGTCCGCATTTATACGGAACAGAAAAAGGTCTTCGTTCAAACATTAAAGGGAATCTATACAGTACGCTTACGTTTGTATGAGCTGGAGGAAAGGCTAAATATGCAGATATTTGTACGAATCTCAAATGCTGAAATTGTCAATCGCCATATGATTAAACGCATGGATATTAGCAGAACAGGAACAATTGGGGTTGAACTAGTAGGAAATATCAACACATATGCATCAAGGCGCTACGTCACAAAAATTAAAAAGCAGTTAGGATTATGA
- a CDS encoding alpha/beta hydrolase fold domain-containing protein has protein sequence MSVEIFNGERSEESVQFEKLLFSQSNKISFSSIENTEQFIKQRGIENIQPYVIGDDVKFLSDSKEQVFEGMQVFTLNDQKFLNQKVILYIHGGAWTNQPLNLHWMLMDKIAQSLNAKIIAPIYPKVPHFSYKDTYPKILNLYKEILGTIEGFHQLTIIGDSAGGNIALGLVQLLKRNNLPQPKDIILLSACVDMGLENPLLPEYEEKDPMLASMGMEVITKIWAADKHLKDPLISPIYGDFKGLGKITHFIGTHESLYPDAIKFDEQLTEQGIDITTFVYPKMNHVFVAMPIPEAVDAQQKIINIIGN, from the coding sequence ATGAGTGTAGAAATTTTTAATGGTGAGCGTTCTGAGGAAAGTGTTCAATTTGAAAAATTGTTATTTTCCCAGAGTAATAAAATAAGTTTTTCTAGTATTGAAAATACCGAGCAATTTATAAAGCAAAGGGGAATTGAAAATATTCAGCCCTATGTGATTGGGGATGATGTTAAATTTTTAAGTGATAGTAAGGAGCAGGTATTTGAAGGTATGCAGGTTTTTACTTTAAACGACCAAAAGTTCTTGAATCAAAAAGTTATTCTCTATATACATGGTGGTGCTTGGACGAATCAACCTTTAAATTTGCACTGGATGCTTATGGATAAAATAGCGCAATCGTTAAATGCGAAAATTATTGCGCCCATTTATCCTAAAGTACCACATTTTAGCTATAAAGATACCTACCCAAAGATCCTAAACCTATATAAAGAAATTCTTGGAACTATTGAAGGCTTCCATCAATTGACCATCATAGGAGATTCGGCAGGCGGAAATATAGCACTTGGACTGGTCCAACTTTTGAAGAGAAATAATCTACCACAACCAAAAGATATTATTTTACTATCAGCATGTGTTGATATGGGTTTAGAAAATCCTCTTTTACCTGAATATGAGGAAAAGGACCCGATGCTAGCGAGTATGGGCATGGAAGTTATTACAAAGATTTGGGCAGCTGATAAACATTTAAAGGACCCGTTAATTAGTCCAATTTACGGTGACTTTAAAGGGCTTGGGAAAATTACTCATTTTATTGGAACACACGAAAGCTTATATCCAGATGCCATAAAATTTGATGAACAACTAACGGAACAAGGCATTGACATCACTACCTTTGTTTATCCTAAAATGAATCATGTGTTTGTAGCTATGCCTATCCCTGAAGCCGTAGATGCTCAACAGAAAATTATTAATATTATTGGGAATTAA
- a CDS encoding UDP-N-acetylmuramyl pentapeptide phosphotransferase yields the protein MYLTLLICIVLIVMMDKLTQAFKLSSIWGLIGQIYVSLVLIVVGKLEVSYINLGNHFELGYLTIPFTLLVLVGFTNVMNIEKAQNTSILLLPFVSLVYFSIAAYVMGHSFVLIIGFCTCLVILFIMLYGYFSSKVFVGRTIIMSVGFIIAVLSISFIKTSIVTIYIPLFTLALPFTLYYFISDKFTSITSILVSTITAIFFGGLMFIVTFNIMWYFVVGLTIILVIMQSSRKYRII from the coding sequence TTGTATTTAACCTTATTAATCTGCATCGTTTTAATTGTAATGATGGATAAGCTTACTCAAGCTTTTAAATTATCAAGCATTTGGGGGTTGATTGGTCAAATTTATGTGTCGCTTGTATTAATAGTGGTCGGCAAACTCGAGGTTAGTTATATTAATCTAGGAAATCACTTTGAATTAGGATATTTGACGATTCCATTTACTTTATTAGTTCTTGTAGGTTTTACAAATGTAATGAATATAGAAAAAGCGCAAAATACTTCAATATTGCTGTTGCCATTTGTTTCTTTAGTTTATTTCTCAATTGCAGCTTACGTCATGGGCCATTCATTTGTTCTAATAATAGGATTTTGTACTTGTTTAGTGATTTTGTTTATTATGCTATATGGTTATTTTTCAAGTAAAGTATTTGTAGGAAGAACGATTATTATGTCAGTAGGTTTCATAATAGCAGTACTTTCAATATCTTTCATTAAAACATCTATTGTAACAATTTATATCCCGTTATTTACTTTAGCATTACCATTTACTTTATATTATTTTATTTCAGATAAATTTACGAGTATAACATCAATTTTAGTTAGCACTATAACAGCTATATTCTTTGGTGGATTAATGTTTATAGTTACTTTTAATATAATGTGGTATTTCGTTGTTGGGTTAACTATTATTTTGGTTATTATGCAATCTTCACGTAAATATCGTATTATCTAG